A single genomic interval of Zobellia nedashkovskayae harbors:
- a CDS encoding PQQ-dependent sugar dehydrogenase, whose translation MKNFTLKTFLIVMTFVGFTACNEKKQKVEEKEPMVTYDEPESKLPIDRLKLPNGFKIEVFADSIDGARSMAMGDDGTLFVGTRNEKKIYAIQDRDKDFKADRVIELDTTLESPNGLAFRNGSLYVADVSKLFRYDNIEANLDSVPERTVIYNDFPEPFHHGWKYIAFGPDDKLYVPVGAPCNICDSTAVDERFATISRMDPDGSNREVYARGVRNTVGFDWHPETKEMYFTDNGRDMMGDDIPPCELNRVTEAGQHFGFPFCHGGTIPDPEFGSQRPCSDFVAPVQTLDAHVAPLGMKFYTGDMFPEKYKQYAFIAEHGSWNRSKKSGYKISLVKIENNEAVSYETFIEGWLDQESQEAFGRPVDILLLKDGSLLISDDFGDAIYRLSYDDGESQVASLE comes from the coding sequence ATGAAAAATTTTACATTAAAGACATTTTTGATTGTTATGACATTTGTGGGTTTTACCGCCTGTAATGAAAAGAAGCAAAAGGTTGAAGAAAAGGAACCGATGGTTACCTATGATGAACCAGAATCTAAATTGCCCATAGACCGATTGAAATTACCAAACGGATTTAAAATTGAGGTTTTTGCGGATAGTATTGATGGCGCTCGTTCCATGGCCATGGGGGATGATGGTACTTTGTTCGTGGGAACAAGAAATGAAAAGAAAATTTATGCCATTCAGGATCGCGATAAAGATTTTAAAGCGGATAGAGTAATTGAACTTGATACCACATTAGAGTCGCCTAACGGTTTAGCTTTTAGAAATGGATCACTTTATGTGGCAGATGTAAGCAAGCTTTTTAGATATGATAATATTGAAGCGAATTTAGATAGCGTACCAGAGCGAACAGTAATTTATAATGATTTTCCAGAGCCGTTTCATCATGGGTGGAAGTACATAGCTTTTGGTCCTGATGATAAATTATATGTACCCGTAGGTGCACCTTGTAATATTTGCGATTCTACTGCAGTAGATGAGCGTTTTGCTACGATTTCCCGTATGGACCCAGACGGAAGCAATCGTGAGGTTTATGCAAGGGGAGTTCGTAATACCGTAGGTTTTGATTGGCACCCAGAGACCAAAGAAATGTATTTTACGGATAACGGTAGAGATATGATGGGTGATGATATTCCTCCTTGTGAGTTAAACCGAGTTACGGAAGCTGGCCAACATTTTGGCTTTCCATTTTGCCATGGTGGGACTATTCCGGATCCTGAATTTGGTAGCCAACGCCCATGTTCGGATTTTGTAGCGCCTGTTCAAACCTTAGATGCGCATGTGGCTCCTTTGGGAATGAAGTTTTATACAGGAGATATGTTTCCGGAAAAATATAAGCAGTATGCCTTTATTGCGGAGCATGGTTCATGGAACCGTTCTAAAAAGTCTGGGTATAAAATTTCTTTGGTGAAAATAGAGAATAACGAAGCCGTGTCTTATGAAACTTTTATAGAAGGTTGGTTAGATCAGGAAAGCCAAGAAGCTTTTGGTAGACCAGTAGACATACTGCTACTTAAAGATGGTTCGCTTTTAATTTCCGATGATTTTGGTGATGCTATTTATCGTTTGAGTTATGATGATGGGGAAAGCCAAGTGGCTAGTTTAGAGTAG
- a CDS encoding YdbT family protein yields the protein MAAIIFGFIILTYELEVPLVIKFIFIGIPLVVVVFHFLQRIFSWELILYENIVEISKPFGQNKNSRRRINYGEIREVDFLQGRKLLTSMKIFTNSGKKYNVLLDNSFMEISKILFSLENSGVTVRLNCDNRTKRKLRKLREKNV from the coding sequence ATGGCAGCTATTATATTTGGATTTATAATACTCACTTATGAGTTGGAGGTACCTCTTGTGATCAAGTTTATTTTTATTGGAATCCCATTGGTTGTAGTTGTCTTCCACTTTTTACAACGTATATTTTCATGGGAGCTAATACTCTACGAAAATATTGTTGAAATCAGCAAACCTTTTGGACAGAATAAAAATAGTCGAAGGAGAATTAATTATGGAGAAATAAGAGAAGTTGACTTTTTACAAGGGCGTAAGCTGTTGACTAGTATGAAAATCTTCACCAATTCTGGAAAAAAATACAACGTGCTTCTGGATAATAGTTTTATGGAAATTTCAAAAATATTATTTTCTCTAGAAAATTCTGGAGTAACTGTTAGGCTCAATTGTGACAATAGAACTAAGAGAAAACTAAGAAAGTTAAGGGAAAAAAATGTTTAG
- a CDS encoding GNAT family N-acetyltransferase yields MWEEKDNGSSVFIHRIATNPEYRGKNFVQAIVAWSKDFTAKENKQYIRMDTCGKNDKLINHYKSCGFDFLGMKKLNNTSDLPSHYHNADVCFFEINLNKTKE; encoded by the coding sequence ATCTGGGAAGAGAAAGATAATGGCTCATCTGTCTTTATTCATCGTATAGCCACCAATCCTGAGTATAGAGGAAAGAATTTTGTACAAGCCATTGTAGCTTGGTCGAAAGACTTTACCGCAAAGGAAAACAAACAATACATTAGAATGGATACTTGTGGCAAGAACGATAAACTGATCAATCATTATAAAAGTTGTGGTTTTGATTTCTTGGGCATGAAGAAATTAAATAATACTTCAGATTTACCATCTCACTATCATAACGCAGATGTTTGCTTTTTTGAAATCAATTTAAATAAAACAAAAGAGTAA
- a CDS encoding alpha/beta fold hydrolase: MKQSTNHILILLTLFISISAFAQDSVFPEYEVKEFLFQGHDAKVVFPNKANSNNYWIWRARFWGAEPQVDKALLEKGFHVLYVDVANLFGNDEAVQLWNDFYKFCVSEYGLNQKVVLEGLSRGGLIIYNWASQNTDKIFSIYADAPVCDIKSWPGGMFSGEGNPKAWKLCLAAYGLDSVSVKSFEGIPIHTGINVAKAGIPVIHVYGDADVVVPFEENTALLKENFEKAGGTMKLIKKEGVGHHPHSLKDPKPIVDFILKSINYTE, encoded by the coding sequence ATGAAACAAAGTACAAACCACATTCTTATTTTGTTAACCCTTTTTATTTCTATTTCTGCCTTTGCACAGGATTCCGTTTTTCCGGAATACGAGGTAAAAGAATTTTTATTTCAAGGACATGATGCCAAGGTAGTTTTTCCGAACAAAGCGAACTCAAATAATTATTGGATTTGGAGAGCACGCTTTTGGGGTGCTGAGCCACAAGTAGATAAAGCTCTTTTGGAAAAAGGATTTCATGTGTTGTATGTAGACGTTGCCAACTTATTCGGGAACGATGAAGCAGTGCAATTATGGAATGACTTTTATAAATTTTGTGTTTCGGAATACGGACTTAATCAGAAAGTGGTATTAGAAGGATTGAGCCGTGGAGGTTTAATTATTTATAATTGGGCGTCACAAAACACGGATAAGATTTTCAGTATTTATGCAGATGCACCCGTATGTGATATTAAAAGTTGGCCAGGAGGAATGTTCAGCGGCGAGGGAAATCCTAAAGCGTGGAAACTTTGTTTGGCTGCGTACGGACTGGACTCGGTTTCGGTTAAAAGTTTTGAGGGTATTCCTATTCATACGGGCATAAATGTTGCAAAAGCAGGTATTCCTGTAATTCACGTTTATGGAGATGCGGATGTTGTTGTTCCTTTTGAAGAAAATACGGCATTGCTCAAAGAGAATTTTGAAAAAGCAGGAGGCACCATGAAACTCATCAAAAAAGAAGGAGTTGGTCACCATCCTCATAGTTTGAAGGACCCTAAGCCTATTGTAGACTTTATTTTGAAAAGTATAAATTATACGGAATAA
- a CDS encoding GNAT family N-acetyltransferase, whose amino-acid sequence MHKLTTDLYLEPITIAEYQELYDLMCKIYPPAYAHLWPDKGASYISSIYAKENLGRELGQLNSEYFFITYKNEKAGILKVLLNESLPTAHTVNGTKLQRIYLGQSLQGKGIGKTLILWIEQVYRNTEKSILWLEVMDTQHQALRFYEKLGFKKVSSFSFDSEYMYESMRGMYRMAKEI is encoded by the coding sequence ATGCATAAGTTAACAACAGATCTATATTTGGAGCCTATCACCATAGCTGAATATCAAGAGCTATATGATTTAATGTGTAAAATATATCCGCCTGCTTATGCACATTTGTGGCCGGACAAGGGAGCTTCGTATATAAGCAGTATATACGCTAAAGAGAATTTAGGTAGGGAGCTTGGTCAGCTAAATTCCGAATATTTTTTCATCACCTATAAAAATGAAAAAGCGGGAATTTTAAAAGTACTTTTAAATGAATCTTTGCCTACTGCCCATACTGTTAATGGAACCAAACTACAACGTATTTATTTAGGCCAGTCTCTGCAAGGTAAAGGTATTGGCAAAACGCTTATCCTTTGGATTGAGCAGGTATACAGAAACACGGAGAAATCAATTTTATGGCTAGAAGTTATGGATACACAACATCAGGCACTTCGGTTTTATGAGAAGTTAGGTTTTAAGAAGGTGAGTAGTTTTAGTTTTGATTCGGAATATATGTATGAATCTATGAGGGGCATGTACCGAATGGCTAAAGAAATTTGA
- a CDS encoding peroxiredoxin, producing MEQNQEYETISMPRIGDAAPEFKAVTTQGDINFPADYKGSWVILFSHPADFTPVCTSEFMTFASMEDKFNEANCKLVGLSIDGLYSHIAWLRTIKEKIEYKGMKNIEVTFPLIEDISMNVAKKYGMIQPNEDTTKAVRAVFFIDPKGIIRTMIYYPLSLGRNFDELYRVIIALQAADEFDVATPADWRPGDDVIVGPAGSCGTAQDRMQDDDIDCKDWFFCTKKLDKDMVLNRILKKKLVAEV from the coding sequence ATGGAACAAAATCAAGAATATGAGACCATCAGCATGCCAAGAATAGGAGATGCTGCACCAGAATTTAAAGCGGTAACAACACAAGGAGATATCAATTTTCCTGCGGATTATAAAGGGAGTTGGGTTATTCTTTTTAGCCACCCTGCCGACTTTACACCGGTTTGCACTTCTGAATTTATGACTTTCGCCTCCATGGAAGATAAATTTAATGAGGCAAATTGTAAGCTTGTAGGACTTTCTATAGACGGTTTGTACAGCCATATAGCGTGGCTACGTACTATAAAGGAAAAAATAGAGTACAAGGGAATGAAAAATATTGAAGTTACCTTTCCTTTGATTGAGGACATTAGCATGAATGTAGCTAAGAAGTACGGTATGATACAGCCCAATGAAGATACCACAAAGGCAGTAAGGGCAGTATTTTTCATAGACCCTAAAGGAATTATTAGAACTATGATTTACTATCCTTTAAGTTTAGGAAGAAATTTTGACGAATTATACAGGGTAATAATTGCTTTACAGGCAGCCGATGAATTTGATGTGGCAACTCCTGCTGATTGGCGCCCTGGCGACGATGTTATTGTTGGTCCCGCAGGTTCTTGTGGTACAGCTCAAGATAGAATGCAAGATGATGATATTGATTGTAAGGATTGGTTTTTCTGTACCAAGAAATTAGATAAAGATATGGTGCTGAATAGAATATTGAAAAAGAAGTTAGTAGCGGAAGTATAG
- a CDS encoding Nramp family divalent metal transporter: protein MFKKVGPGVLVAAAFIGPGTVTACTLAGVEFGYALLWAMLLSVISTIILQEMSARLGIVTQKGLAAVIKQELKTPWVRNTVITIVLSAIVIGNTAYEAGNIGGASLGLEAIFGERFIPFYPWVVGFSAFVLLYIGDYKVLEKVLVSLVLVMSLSFLLTAIITKPDILAVLKGVFVPSVPKESILTIIALVGTTVVPYNLFLHASLVSEKWKSPNDLKAVKKDTYISIAVGGLVSMSIIIAATTIQSGEVKSVMDLAKGLEPLYGNAAKYFMGIGLFAAGITSSITAPLAAAYVANSCFGWNVGMNHIKFKMVWMVIVVIGVVFMSLGIKPIEIIKFAQIANGILLPVIAIFLLWVVNRVAVMGNYKNTVLQNILGSGIIILAILLGAKSIFKVIGIF, encoded by the coding sequence ATGTTTAAAAAAGTAGGTCCAGGGGTATTGGTAGCGGCAGCATTTATAGGTCCGGGCACGGTTACCGCCTGCACGTTGGCTGGAGTTGAGTTTGGCTATGCACTTTTGTGGGCTATGCTTCTTTCCGTAATCTCCACCATTATTTTGCAAGAAATGTCGGCTCGTTTGGGCATCGTCACCCAAAAAGGCTTGGCAGCTGTTATTAAGCAAGAATTAAAGACGCCTTGGGTAAGAAATACGGTCATCACCATTGTTCTAAGTGCCATCGTTATTGGTAATACTGCTTATGAAGCCGGTAATATAGGAGGGGCATCATTAGGACTGGAAGCCATTTTTGGAGAGCGGTTCATACCTTTTTATCCTTGGGTAGTTGGCTTTTCTGCATTTGTTTTACTCTATATAGGGGATTATAAAGTGCTAGAAAAAGTATTGGTTTCTTTAGTACTTGTTATGAGTCTTTCTTTTTTACTTACGGCCATAATCACTAAGCCCGATATTTTAGCTGTATTAAAAGGAGTGTTTGTGCCATCTGTTCCTAAGGAAAGTATATTAACGATTATAGCTTTGGTGGGTACCACTGTAGTTCCTTACAACTTGTTTTTACACGCTTCTTTGGTAAGTGAAAAATGGAAATCGCCCAATGATTTAAAAGCAGTTAAAAAAGATACCTACATATCAATTGCAGTTGGAGGATTAGTATCTATGTCCATTATCATTGCCGCAACAACAATTCAAAGCGGTGAAGTAAAAAGCGTGATGGATTTAGCCAAGGGTTTGGAGCCGCTTTATGGCAATGCTGCTAAATATTTTATGGGGATTGGGCTTTTTGCGGCTGGAATAACCTCGTCTATTACAGCCCCATTGGCAGCAGCCTATGTAGCAAATAGTTGTTTTGGTTGGAATGTTGGAATGAATCATATTAAATTTAAAATGGTTTGGATGGTTATTGTAGTCATCGGAGTTGTTTTTATGTCCTTAGGTATTAAACCCATAGAAATTATAAAATTTGCTCAAATAGCGAATGGCATCCTGTTACCAGTAATTGCAATTTTTTTGCTTTGGGTGGTGAATAGAGTGGCTGTTATGGGTAACTACAAGAATACGGTGCTACAGAATATTTTGGGAAGTGGTATTATTATTCTCGCTATACTATTAGGAGCTAAAAGTATTTTTAAGGTGATTGGCATTTTTTAG
- a CDS encoding MarR family winged helix-turn-helix transcriptional regulator, translated as MNDFLTEIEFAGLNSRIKRLSDEILYSTRDYYKTMGLDIEPNWHLIFLLLEKYESMTITDISKELRMSHPACVKIINKMKKKGYVNSRTDDNDLRKQLLELSEKSLKQLPVFREHWNAGAKTTEDLMENSPHFIEELKEIELRISEKSYKERTLKHLNLK; from the coding sequence ATGAATGATTTTTTAACAGAGATTGAATTTGCAGGATTAAACAGTAGAATAAAACGGTTGAGTGATGAGATACTATATAGTACCAGAGATTACTATAAGACCATGGGATTGGATATTGAACCCAATTGGCACTTAATTTTTCTGTTGTTAGAGAAATATGAGTCTATGACCATAACGGACATATCAAAAGAATTAAGAATGTCGCATCCCGCTTGTGTGAAAATCATAAATAAAATGAAGAAGAAGGGGTACGTGAATTCTAGAACGGATGATAATGATTTACGCAAACAATTATTGGAGTTGTCCGAAAAATCATTAAAACAGCTTCCCGTTTTTCGGGAACATTGGAATGCGGGCGCAAAGACCACCGAAGATTTGATGGAAAATAGTCCTCATTTTATTGAAGAGTTAAAAGAGATAGAATTACGAATAAGCGAAAAAAGTTATAAAGAAAGAACCTTAAAACATTTAAATTTGAAATGA
- a CDS encoding YgjV family protein, giving the protein MNLFAEILGYIAIATGFFAATKKEMGAFRIWHLISSFFYIIYGFFLESAPLIIAGVVFCIIHVYHLYKMKGNQINKPQKTQ; this is encoded by the coding sequence ATGAATCTGTTTGCTGAAATACTAGGATATATTGCAATTGCGACGGGCTTCTTCGCAGCTACAAAAAAAGAAATGGGGGCATTTAGAATATGGCACCTAATTTCTAGTTTTTTCTATATTATTTATGGGTTTTTCTTAGAATCCGCACCATTGATTATTGCAGGAGTGGTCTTCTGTATTATTCACGTGTATCACTTGTATAAGATGAAAGGCAATCAAATCAATAAACCTCAGAAGACACAATAG
- a CDS encoding sigma-70 family RNA polymerase sigma factor: protein MKLDTQAIWIDLNEELYKFILGKVKDEQTAKDIHQEVFLKIETKIYQLKHSSKITSWVYTITRNTIIDYFRKAKNQNIAIGDLDIPETARDNFEYANLSNCINSKIDSLSAEHKEAIVLTSFKNYSQKELAKHLKISYSGTKSRVQKAREILKDNILDCPNVVSDSSGKIIDFEKNED, encoded by the coding sequence TTGAAGCTAGATACACAAGCCATATGGATTGACCTAAATGAAGAACTGTACAAGTTTATTTTGGGTAAGGTTAAAGATGAACAAACGGCTAAAGATATTCATCAAGAAGTTTTCTTAAAGATTGAAACTAAGATTTATCAACTAAAACATTCTTCAAAAATTACTTCTTGGGTGTATACAATTACTAGGAACACCATTATTGATTACTTCCGCAAAGCGAAGAATCAAAACATAGCCATAGGTGATTTGGATATTCCGGAAACAGCACGCGACAATTTTGAATATGCGAATTTATCCAATTGCATCAATTCAAAAATAGATAGTCTTTCCGCAGAACATAAGGAAGCAATTGTTTTAACATCCTTTAAAAACTATTCTCAAAAGGAACTCGCTAAACATCTAAAAATCTCTTATTCCGGAACAAAATCAAGAGTTCAAAAAGCCCGAGAAATTTTGAAAGATAATATATTGGACTGCCCTAATGTTGTCTCCGATAGTTCTGGAAAAATAATCGATTTTGAAAAGAATGAAGATTAG
- a CDS encoding PhzF family phenazine biosynthesis protein: MNTSKKKVTVQILNAFAENGKGGNPAGVVLNADELTAKNKLEIARKVGFSETSFVSKSKTEDFKLDFFTPNKQIAHCGHATVATFSYLKQIGALKSDRSSKETIDGSRKIKMIGDLAFMEQLAPKYLDVSHKESDILKSLGLSKTDLVLNAPIQLVNTGNSFILIPVKSKEILKSIVPDLKLITEVSKEFDLIGYYVFSTDMESTAYDATSRMFAPSYGIEEEAGTGMAAGPLASYLFDVLKIEQSSFKIQQGKYMKVPSPSLIVVNLQIEKDEIMGLMAGGVGLLQREIEIDI, encoded by the coding sequence ATGAACACTTCAAAAAAGAAAGTAACAGTACAGATTCTTAATGCCTTTGCCGAAAACGGAAAAGGAGGAAACCCCGCAGGAGTAGTGCTCAATGCAGATGAACTCACTGCAAAAAACAAATTAGAAATAGCTAGAAAAGTAGGTTTTTCTGAAACCTCATTCGTTTCGAAATCCAAGACAGAAGATTTTAAGTTGGACTTCTTTACGCCTAACAAACAAATAGCCCATTGTGGCCACGCCACCGTAGCTACGTTTTCATATTTAAAACAAATAGGGGCCTTAAAAAGCGATAGATCTTCCAAAGAAACCATTGATGGAAGCCGGAAAATTAAGATGATAGGAGACTTGGCTTTTATGGAACAATTGGCTCCAAAATATTTAGATGTTAGTCATAAAGAAAGTGATATTCTAAAATCCTTGGGGTTAAGCAAGACTGACCTTGTACTGAATGCTCCAATCCAATTAGTGAACACGGGAAACTCATTTATACTAATTCCGGTAAAGAGCAAAGAGATACTAAAAAGCATAGTTCCAGATTTAAAACTAATAACTGAAGTCAGTAAGGAATTTGATTTGATAGGCTATTATGTATTTTCCACGGATATGGAAAGTACAGCATATGATGCTACTTCAAGAATGTTCGCACCCAGTTATGGAATTGAAGAAGAAGCAGGAACAGGAATGGCTGCCGGGCCGCTTGCCAGTTATCTGTTTGACGTTTTGAAAATAGAGCAGAGCAGTTTTAAAATCCAACAAGGAAAATATATGAAAGTACCTTCGCCTAGCTTAATTGTAGTAAATCTACAGATTGAAAAAGATGAGATAATGGGCTTGATGGCTGGAGGAGTAGGGTTGCTTCAACGTGAAATAGAGATTGATATTTAA
- a CDS encoding Crp/Fnr family transcriptional regulator, which translates to MGDRLRKHIEEVVPLSDDEYAFVLSHFSKEAYGKNDFIIQQGETVNHCYFVISGLLKLVYNGLDGKQHIVSFAMENWWESDFAAFFTQTKAQMSLQCIEETHVLSISLNNYNKLAADFPKMEYFFLKKSNAGHIASQRRILSFLISSAKERYEQLLEQYPILFQRVPKMLLASYLGVSRETLSRL; encoded by the coding sequence ATGGGTGATCGGCTTAGAAAACATATTGAGGAAGTAGTTCCTTTAAGTGATGACGAATATGCCTTTGTCCTGTCTCATTTCTCAAAAGAAGCCTATGGCAAGAATGATTTTATTATTCAGCAAGGAGAAACCGTAAACCATTGCTATTTTGTTATATCCGGACTTTTAAAATTGGTTTATAATGGTCTAGATGGAAAACAACATATTGTATCTTTTGCTATGGAAAATTGGTGGGAAAGTGATTTTGCCGCTTTTTTTACCCAAACAAAGGCTCAGATGTCATTGCAATGTATTGAGGAAACTCATGTGCTAAGCATTAGTTTAAATAATTATAACAAACTGGCCGCGGACTTTCCTAAAATGGAATATTTCTTTTTGAAGAAATCCAATGCAGGTCATATAGCTTCCCAAAGAAGAATTTTATCTTTTTTAATTTCAAGTGCCAAGGAAAGGTATGAACAACTGTTGGAACAATATCCAATACTATTTCAACGAGTTCCTAAAATGCTTTTGGCTTCCTACTTGGGCGTATCCCGCGAAACACTCAGTAGACTATAG